GGTGTTAACGAAGCCGCTGAGGCCGTTCGCGGTGACGAACAACTTGCGCGCCGGCTGGACGAACATTTTCTGCCACTCTGGGATGATGATGTAGAGTTTTCCCGGCTGGTCCAGACTCTGATCGCGGCAATGCAGTTGGAGCGCGGGTCCGGTCTAAGTGTTCAGTCACTGCGCACCATTCTCGGTATTACTGGCGGCATCACGTCGCGTGTGTTCACGCTGATCAAGGCGCTCTCCATCGACGCGATTGAAACGGGCGAAGAGCGGATCACTGACGAGGCCGTCCAATCTTGGCAGCCAATCTGGGCCAAACACAGTTGGACCGTTCGGAACCAACCACAACCGGCATTTTAGTGTACCGCAAACCTTTGCCAAGACGTCCGGCACCTTGTCCGGACGAACTGCTGTCAAGCTGGATCACCCGTCTGGCAGACGCCAACTTTTGTTCGGTCCCAGAGCTCTGCCGACATCTGGGGCTTGATCAAGAACGTCCGCCGGAAACGCAATCGGAGTTGGCTGGCGTAAACCGCGACAGGTTTTGCGCAATGTTACGTCTGCTTCCTGCGGAGCTCGATAGCATGTTGCTCAGGCGACGAGTTCAGTTCCCGGTTGAGTGCATTTCGTGGTCGGATTTTCAGAACTGTCCCGAATGCACTCATAGTGTACCGGGGATATCGTTGCGCCACTGGCGCTTCGCGTGGTCGCTGCAATGCGAAGTCTGCGGGTCTGAGTTGGTGCCAATGCGCGGTGAGCCAGCGGCATATGTGCACCTGCGCACCCGGCTCTGCACCCGCGCCAAGGCGGGAGCGAAGCGGCTGATGCTCGCCAATCGACGCGGGGGCCACCATTCTGGTCGACGGATGGATCTGACGCTGCAAGTCGCTGGTGTGCTCGCGCCAGAAATACGTCACGGTGCGCTCTTTTCCCAGAACCGAATAGATCGCTTCAAAGCCCTCGCCGCCATCAATCTCGGAATGACCCGGCCTTTGCTAGCGGTTGCGTTGTTGATGAAGAACGATCCCACCGTGGAACGCAAACTCCGTGCTGCCTTCCCGCATAGACGGAAACTGGTGGATCGATTGGCAAGCCTTGCCGGCAAACTACGGATTCTCAGATTCTGGAGCGGAGATAATCTCGAAGGCCAACCAAAGCGACAACCCGCATATATCAGCGCTTCGCCTCCGCCCGAGTATCTCGCAGCGGCAAAGTTGGCGATCATACAACTCGGTGTAAATGCGGACCGCGGCGAACTGCTCAAGTACGCCGAAAGTATCCTTCAATCTGCCAGACAGCGATCTGTGGATATCCAGTAATTAAAGGCACAAGACTCGTCCTAATCCCTGCCAATACATCAGCGTCCAAGAATTAAGGGCACAGTGACAGCAATGCGGCACCTTGACGATATCGAAGCATGGTCAACACGGGCGGAAGTCGAGATGTCCCCACTCTCGGGTAAAACCCCGCCCGCTTTGCTTGCAGCCCTAACCGAATGGCCCTTGGTTTCCGCTCCGATGGCCCAAACTCTGACGGGTGCCAGCCGAGCGGCCGTTCAGCGCAACCTCGCGTGGATGGAAGCGCGAGGCCTCATCCGTGAAGTTACGAGGCAGGGGCGGTTTCGGATGTGGCGGGCAGCGACTTAAGGGGTGCCGAAGGTGATCCAACACGCATAAGCACGCATATGTTAAGCCAGCGTTCAGTCACATTTGCCTGCCACAGTTCTCAAGAAATTTCTCCGGTGCCTATTTGATCCGAAATGACTGCAGGTAAGACGAGTTCAAATGAAATCTGCTACATTCCCTGTATTTGCTCAAGCAAGCAGATCGATCCTCCAAAATGGTATGAGAATTTCTCGGTAATTTTAAATGTCTAATTAGGCTATTGGCGAGAAGCGAAAGCATCAACAACCGTGGATCTGCTCTGAACAGCGCCAGTTTGAAGATACTCCATCGCTTTGAGTGCCGCGTTATGCGCTTCGATTGATGATCCGGCCACGCAATCCTCTACCACTCTACAAAAGTAATCTGACTGGTGCGCATCTACGAATGTGTAGTGAACACACACATCTGTCAGTCCGCCACAAAGAAAGAGCGTTTCCGCCTTTAGTCCCCGTAGTAAGATTTCAAAATCGGTGCCAAAAAAAGCTGAGTAGCGACGTTTGGGAACGACATAGTCCCCGTCACGAAACCCCATTTCGTCTTTGGCCACTTCGGTGCGTGGGTCACCTTCCAGGCAATGTACGTCTTCGTCGCCGTCCAATTCACGGCCAAAATCTACCATATCGGAGCGATGAATCTCCTGAATAAACACCACCAGTACATCGTTTTCATGGGCAGCATCGACCAAACCGCGCGCTGCGGTCATGCGGTCCTTGTAACCTGGCATGTTGTTGATGGAGCGTACTTCGCTATCATCAATGAATGTGCTTTTCTGGATATCAATCACGATCAGCGCGGGCCGACCTTCGATCAGTTTTCGGGGCTGTTTTTGTTTGGTGGTCAAGATCAGTATCCTTTGTGTTTGCGAATGGTTACGTCGGAACGTCACAAATCCTTTAACGTTGGGCAAGGTTTGCGGAAGTACGTGATCAATCTTCGATCTCCGCATACTGCTTGCCGATATTGGTTAGGACGCAAAAAGCCAGTCAACCAAACCTGGCTTTTGCGGTAACCGCTAGGACGGAATCTTCCCGCCGACCTAACCGAGCTTCACGATCAGCTCCGGCACGGCGTCGAACAGGTCCGCGACCAGCCCGTAATCCGCCACCTGAAAGATCGGCGCTTCTTCGTCCTTGTTGATGGCGACGATGATCTTGCTGTCCTTCATGCCTGCAAGGTGCTGGATCGCACCGGAAATACCAACCGCGACATAAAGCTCAGGGGCCACAACCTTGCCGGTCTGACCAACCTGCCAGTCGTTCGGCGCATAGCCAGAGTCAACCGCAGCACGAGAAGCACCGACGGCCGCGCCGAGTTTATCGGCCAGCTTTTCGATCAGCGCGAAGTCTTCTTCGGAGCCAACACCACGACCCCCGGAGACAACCACACCAGCCGAGGTCAACTCGGGACGATCAGAGGCCGCAACCTTGTCCTCAACCCAGGAGGAAAGACCGGGATCAGCCGCCGCACCGATAGTCTCTATCGAAGCGGAGCCACCCGCGCCAGCCGCATCAAATGTTGAAGTGCGGAAGGTGATGACTTTCTTGGTGTCCGATGATTTTACCGTCTGCATCGCGTTGCCCGCATAGATCGGACGCTCAAACGTGTCGGCATCTACAACGCCGGAAGCGTCAGAGATCACCATCACATCGAGCAATGCCGCAACCCGCGGTATGACGTTTTTAGCGTCTGTGGTGGCCGGGGCGACGATGTGGTCATAATCACCGGCCAGTGACACGATCAGCGCCGCAGTGGCTTCCGCCAGACGGTGGCCCAGTGTCGCGTCTTCGGCAACTAGTACCTTGGACACGCCCTCAATCTTCGACGCCGCCTCACCTGCCGCCGCAGCAGAGCCGCCCGCCGCCAGAACAGTGATATCGCCCAGTGCCTTGGCAGCGGTCACGGCCTTGGCCGTGGCATCCATCGCCAATTCGCCGTCGGTTACTTCTGCAAGGAGTAGAACAGCCATTACACAGCCCCCGCTTCTTTGAGTTTCTCGACCAGTTCATCCACCGATGCGACCTTGATGCCCGCCGCACGTTCCGCAGGCTCAACCGTTTTCACGATCTCCAGACGGTTCGTGACATCCACCCCGTAGTCGGCAGGTGTCTTCTCGTCCAAAGGCTTTTTCTTGGCCTTCATAATGTTGGGGAGCGAGGCATAGCGTGGCTCATTAAGGCGCAGGTCAACTGTTACAACGGTGGGCATGGAAACCTCGATGGTCTGCAGGCCGCCATCCACTTCGCGTGTGACCTTGGCCTTGTCGCCAGCAATTTCCACTTCGGACGCAAAGGTCGCCTGTGACCAGCCCATCAACGCTGCCAGCATCTGGCCGGTCGCATTCATGTCGTTGTCGATCGCTTGTTTGCCGCAGAGCACGAGGCCCGGCTGCTCTTCTTCAACGACCTTGGCGAGGATCTTTGCAACCACTAGAGGTTCAATGTCGTTGTGCGCATCGTCGGTAGCTACCACCAGAATGGCACGGTCCGCACCCATGGCTAACGCCGTGCGCAGTGTTTCCTGGGCCTGTTTAACGCCAATGGACACGGCGACGACTTCGTCAGCCTGACCGGCTTCCTTCAGGCGGATTGCCTGTTCGACAGCAATCTCATCAAAGGGGTTCATGGACATTTTCACGTTGGCCAAATCGACGCCGCTACCGTCCGCTTTGACGCGAACCTTCACGTTATAGTCGATCACACGTTTTATGGGGACGAGAACCTTCATTTGAAATCCTTTCGAATTTAAGTGGTGAAGTGTGCTAGAGCTTGATCCACGCGGTCTTAAGATCGAGGAACTTGTCAAAGGCATGCAATGATTTGTCGTGGCCGTTTCCTGATTGCTTCATGCCCCCCATCGGGACGGTGACATCAGGGCCGCCATAGGTATTGACGTGCACCACCCCGGTCTGCATTTCGCGTACCATGCGGTGAGCGCGCGAAAGGTCAGAGGTCCAAACGCCGCCTGCCAACCCAAAGTCTGTACTATTGGCAAGACGGATTGCATCGTCTTCGTCTTCAAAGGCGGTCACAGCAAGCACCGGCCCGAAAACTTCTTTCTGAGCGACTGTGTCCTGTTCTTTGACACCCGTTATGATCGTAGGTTCCATGTAAAAGCCGCCGGTGTCTTGGAGTATGCGGTTGCCCCCGTGGCGGAGCGTGCCACCTTCTGCTTGGGCAGTTTCAACAAAAGACAGATTTTGCGATAGTTGGACTTCGTTGTTGATCGCACCAGCCTGTGTGTTCATGTCCAATGGGTCGCCTACACGCATCGCAGCTGCCGCCTTGGCCAATTCAGCAACAAATTCGTCATGAATTGAGCGTTCCACGAGCAGTCGGGAGCCTGCAACGCAAACCTGACCGGAGTTCCGGAAGATACCCGCTGCACTGACCGCAGCGGCCTCGGCAAGGTTTTTGGCGTCTGCAAAAACGACGTTGGCGGATTTGCCGCCAAGTTCCAGATAGCACCGTTTCATGTTCGATGTGGCAGACGCCTGCAACAGGCGACGTCCCGTTCCGCCGGACCCTGTAAACACGATAACATCCACTTCCATGGAATGCGACAAGGCTTCACCCACGATCTTACCTTCGCCGGTGACAACGTTCAGCACGCCAGGCGGCAGACCTGCTTCATGTGCAAGCTCTGCCATGCGGATGAGGGTAAGGGACGCGGTCTCGGACGGTTTCAGAACCACGGAATTGCCTGCTGCGATGGCCGGGCCCAGTTTCCATGCGCCGATCATCAATGGGAAATTCCACGGTATGATGGCCGCGACAACACCGATTGGTTCCCGGTGGATCAAGCCCATCACATCGTCGCTTGTCGGGGCGATTTCGCCATAAATCTTGTCGATAGCTTCAGCGTAGAACCGCAAAGTGGCGGCGGCTGAGCCGGGCTCGGCCCGCAGAGCCATGCCGATTTCTGTGCCGTTGTTCCGCACGCCCAGAACTGCCAGGTCAAGCGCTTCTGCTTCTATCAGATCGGCCCACTTAAGCATTATCCTTTTGCGCGCAGCGGGGGGCATACCCCGCCAACGCTTGTCATCAAATGCACGCCGCGCGGCGGAAATAGCACGTTCGGTATCTTCCTTTGTGCCTGCCGCCGTCGTGGTCAAGACCATCCCGTTCAGAGGTGAGATCACCTCATCCCTCTGCCCGGAGGCACTGTCGCTGAACTGGCCGTCAATGAGCAGCTTTTGCGGCGCAATTGCCTTCTCACGAAGGGCGTCGATTTGGGATTGATCTGTCACAAGATGTTACCTTTGCTGAGTGTCATGCAGGTCGTGATCGATCTCTGACTCTGCCAGCCGAGCCTTATGCTCTTTGCGCAAAGTACGAATGTGCATCAGGATCACGAGAACGATCAGAACGGCGAGGATTGCGGCGATGGGCCGTTCGACGAAATCAAGCGGATCTTTTACCCGGATCATCGCAGAGCGGAGCTTGACCTCCATGATGCCACCGAGAACCATACCAAGAACGATAGGGACAATGGGCAGGTTCAGGCGTTTCAGGACAAGACCCAAAACACCGAAGCCGGAGGCGATCGCACAATCGACCACAGAGTTGCGCAGGGAATATACCCCCACAAAACTGAGCGTCAGAATGATCATGCCAAGAAACCGTGTCGGAACTTGGATCACCTTGGTCAACAAGTTCGTTGAGAAGATCAAGAAGATGATGACGATCACATTGAGCAGGATCATCGCGATATAGAGCGCATAAACAAAATCCAGTTGATTTTGAAACAACTGCGGACCCGGAATGACATTGTGCACATAGAACACAGACAGCATCATGGCGGTCAGTGCTTCACCCGGAATACCCAACGCGAGAAGGGGGATCATCGCGGCGGCCGGAACGGCGTTGTTCGCAGCTTCCGATGCAATCAAACCCTCAGGAGATCCATCGCCAAATTGCTCCGGAGTTTTCGAGGTTCGCCGCGCATAGGTGTAGGACATGAATTGCGCC
The Yoonia sp. SS1-5 DNA segment above includes these coding regions:
- a CDS encoding cysteine hydrolase produces the protein MTTKQKQPRKLIEGRPALIVIDIQKSTFIDDSEVRSINNMPGYKDRMTAARGLVDAAHENDVLVVFIQEIHRSDMVDFGRELDGDEDVHCLEGDPRTEVAKDEMGFRDGDYVVPKRRYSAFFGTDFEILLRGLKAETLFLCGGLTDVCVHYTFVDAHQSDYFCRVVEDCVAGSSIEAHNAALKAMEYLQTGAVQSRSTVVDAFASRQ
- a CDS encoding FAD-binding protein, whose product is MAVLLLAEVTDGELAMDATAKAVTAAKALGDITVLAAGGSAAAAGEAASKIEGVSKVLVAEDATLGHRLAEATAALIVSLAGDYDHIVAPATTDAKNVIPRVAALLDVMVISDASGVVDADTFERPIYAGNAMQTVKSSDTKKVITFRTSTFDAAGAGGSASIETIGAAADPGLSSWVEDKVAASDRPELTSAGVVVSGGRGVGSEEDFALIEKLADKLGAAVGASRAAVDSGYAPNDWQVGQTGKVVAPELYVAVGISGAIQHLAGMKDSKIIVAINKDEEAPIFQVADYGLVADLFDAVPELIVKLG
- a CDS encoding electron transfer flavoprotein subunit beta/FixA family protein yields the protein MKVLVPIKRVIDYNVKVRVKADGSGVDLANVKMSMNPFDEIAVEQAIRLKEAGQADEVVAVSIGVKQAQETLRTALAMGADRAILVVATDDAHNDIEPLVVAKILAKVVEEEQPGLVLCGKQAIDNDMNATGQMLAALMGWSQATFASEVEIAGDKAKVTREVDGGLQTIEVSMPTVVTVDLRLNEPRYASLPNIMKAKKKPLDEKTPADYGVDVTNRLEIVKTVEPAERAAGIKVASVDELVEKLKEAGAV
- a CDS encoding aldehyde dehydrogenase family protein encodes the protein MTDQSQIDALREKAIAPQKLLIDGQFSDSASGQRDEVISPLNGMVLTTTAAGTKEDTERAISAARRAFDDKRWRGMPPAARKRIMLKWADLIEAEALDLAVLGVRNNGTEIGMALRAEPGSAAATLRFYAEAIDKIYGEIAPTSDDVMGLIHREPIGVVAAIIPWNFPLMIGAWKLGPAIAAGNSVVLKPSETASLTLIRMAELAHEAGLPPGVLNVVTGEGKIVGEALSHSMEVDVIVFTGSGGTGRRLLQASATSNMKRCYLELGGKSANVVFADAKNLAEAAAVSAAGIFRNSGQVCVAGSRLLVERSIHDEFVAELAKAAAAMRVGDPLDMNTQAGAINNEVQLSQNLSFVETAQAEGGTLRHGGNRILQDTGGFYMEPTIITGVKEQDTVAQKEVFGPVLAVTAFEDEDDAIRLANSTDFGLAGGVWTSDLSRAHRMVREMQTGVVHVNTYGGPDVTVPMGGMKQSGNGHDKSLHAFDKFLDLKTAWIKL